The region GAGGTGACCGAATACACGCGAGAGATTCGCGCACGGATCCTTTATAATCACTTGTACTTCAGCGAATTGTCGCGAGAAACTATCCGAGGCTTTGTCATACAGAGGTTTTATACCCGCATCATTGACCACAAGAATTTCACCCCTCGATTGATCGAGTTAACGATCGCCCAGAGCAGCTCCGAGGGAGCAGCTGAAGAATTGCTCAAGAGGATGTTACACGCTCTCGATCATCCAATGGAGTTGTGGGGCCCAAGCTTCAGAGAATCGCTAACGGAGACCGCTCGAACATTGCTAATGCACCTTGCGACTTTTCCGACCACAGGCACCGCGATAAGTAGAGTGCGAGCAAGCGCTGCAGGAGCTTCGACTCCACTTGAGTTTGAGCGAGCACTCAAGCAACTCGACGGAAGCTGGATTCAGATCGCTGGAAGTGCTAGTCGCAACGAGACGTATACCTCGTTCGCCAACCCCAGCTGTCGCGACTTTGTTCTCTCCTTCATAAATTCACACGCCGAGTATGCAATCGTGCTGGCCCAAAATGTTCTTGGACCCGACCAGCTAGCCCAGCTTCTGCGATACGCGCGGTCTGTGGACCGAGACCGATCCTTGAAGTATCCGCTGCTCGGGTCGAAACTGCGAGACAATTCGGGCCAGATTGCCCAGGCGATCTCGGACACCTGGGCTAGAACTCTGAGCACTCTGCGAACCGCGCCATCTGATGCGCCAGCGACACTTGAGTCCTTCTTAGGGTCTGCCGCCCATCTAAATATGGGCATAGAGGACTGGATTATGGACCAGATCCTCTCCCTTTCGAGATATTCGACCTACCATTCATTAGACGGACACAACTGCGAGGAACTGACGCAGGCTATTCGTGGGTCGGGCCGCAACCTTACGACTGATGCTGAGCTTGAAAGCTGCAAGATCCTCTTTCTAATATGGTGCGATGTTATCGGCTACCACGACGAATGGCATACCGTGTTCGAGTATCGCCATTGGCTTGACGAAGAAGTCGGGGTGAACTGGACAGACGACGACGAGTCTATCCTCTACAACTGTTTCGACCAATGGTTGAGAAATGAGTTTGAGAACGTGCTACCGAATGCCGAGAAAGAATCTGATGCCGAAGCTTATATTGCTGATATACGTGGCGTCGCCGCTCAGTACTTCGACTTAACCTCCTTTTCATCGCGATTTGACAGCATAGAAAGGGACGTTTATGAGCATTTCAACAGATCATTCGAGCCAGATTGGGATGATTATCGAGAAATGTACGCCGCTCGCACAGTGGCTAGCTCTCAGCACGTCATCGAGTTGGACCTGAGCGATGATGCCTACGAGGACGACGAAGCCCCTGAACCTGTCGAACCACGGCAATCGCCGACACACGAGGAAAGCAGCATCGACGCGATGTTCAACCACTTAAGGTAGCGCAAATGACAGATCAATGGCCGCTACTGGTCGCCGACCCGCTTGAGGGCGAACAACTGGTCAGCAGTCAACTGCGCCCGCGAGCAGGTGCCGTGGCCATCGATCGATCGGACTACCCTTCGGCGTGCAACCGTGTGCGTGACCTCTGCGGAACCTGGGGCGGTGCCGGCATTCCGCTCATTCCGGTCACTCCTTCGGAGAATGTCGATCCGCGTTGGTCGAGAATTCTCAACGAGAGCAACATCGACGGAATCGAAGGTTCTGATCTCTTAGGAGACGACGCGGTGTCCGAGTACACCGATGCTGAAGGCCCGGCATCTGCGCAACTCATCCGCGTCCTAGTAGACCTCGAACGGAGACCGACTGTCCAAACCGTTCGGGGTATGTCAACCGACGATCCCTGGCATCTCGCGTATCTTACTGTCGCGGGCGATCTTTCATCCCAGCCGCATCCGCAGAACACCTGGAACGACCTTCGCCGCGATCTAACCTTCGACGATGTCTTGACGATCCGCGGTGTTAGCGAAAACGGTTCTGCAGCAGGGCTTCTCGCGTTGGTACGCGATTTCTCTGCGGCAACGGCAGTCGAACTAAGCCGATCGAAGCTCCCAAGCGGACTCCAGGGCGGCTACAATAGAGGCTTCCCATCGTCGTCGCGCTTCGCGTGGAGCGACGACGAAACTTCCCAACGGTTCGGACCCAACATCGTCGTGGTCTTCGAGCCCGGCAGCTCTGAAGATCTGGCTCTTGTGTGGAATCTGCGAGCAAGATTTCTTCACCCGCTACGCTTTCCACTCGCCGTGCCACTGACATCAACAGTTGAAGATGACATCCGACATCTGATCCAATCAGGCGCTGATCACCACTTCGGCTTTGACCACAACCTCGCACTGACATCAATATCCGTCGCATCCGATCGCGTCGCAACACTGGCCAAGAGCGTCGGGTTTAAGGCCGTCGACCCGTGGGAGCTGCTGCGGCCAATTGGCGGCTACTGCTCAGTGTCCACAGACATCGTGCGATTTAACGGCGGCAAGGCACGTGTCGCTTCTTTCACACCGAGCGACTTCCAGGCGATTGGAGGTTCGTACCTAGGCAGTCATCAGGGCACATGGATGAAGCGAAAAACCGTTGTCGTTGACGCTCCCCTTCCGCCGTCTCGGACAATGAGGCGCCAGATCTACCATGGCGACTCGCACTATCTCGAAGGCCCGATCACGACCGGCGGCCGATC is a window of Mycolicibacterium chubuense NBB4 DNA encoding:
- a CDS encoding restriction endonuclease, with the translated sequence MNTYDFHTLSPIDFELLVRDLLKEHLGVRLKAFGHGPDGGIDLKSSDNGKITIAQCKHYRGSSFSALKSAAAAEKSKMDELNPDYYYFVTSQLLSLTQQQTLVDILTPHLTDTAQIYSQLDLNDLITEFPNVEINHFKLWMASSTILKEIVNSGIWNRSKALLEEIQDRVRLYVSTSSYQKATQMLADKQVCVISGAPGVGKTMLADMLALAQWQDGWKVVELESSAIDKAWDVLDSSEDKKLFFYFDDVFGQTDIQERLSRDNGKTVARLINAISRRPGKQLVITTRTHVLQEAELRDEAVSRAGLRARECVVEVTEYTREIRARILYNHLYFSELSRETIRGFVIQRFYTRIIDHKNFTPRLIELTIAQSSSEGAAEELLKRMLHALDHPMELWGPSFRESLTETARTLLMHLATFPTTGTAISRVRASAAGASTPLEFERALKQLDGSWIQIAGSASRNETYTSFANPSCRDFVLSFINSHAEYAIVLAQNVLGPDQLAQLLRYARSVDRDRSLKYPLLGSKLRDNSGQIAQAISDTWARTLSTLRTAPSDAPATLESFLGSAAHLNMGIEDWIMDQILSLSRYSTYHSLDGHNCEELTQAIRGSGRNLTTDAELESCKILFLIWCDVIGYHDEWHTVFEYRHWLDEEVGVNWTDDDESILYNCFDQWLRNEFENVLPNAEKESDAEAYIADIRGVAAQYFDLTSFSSRFDSIERDVYEHFNRSFEPDWDDYREMYAARTVASSQHVIELDLSDDAYEDDEAPEPVEPRQSPTHEESSIDAMFNHLR